From a single Streptomyces sp. NBC_00377 genomic region:
- the hmgA gene encoding homogentisate 1,2-dioxygenase gives MSSGDARKTAEGLTYLSGFGNEHASEAVPGALPDGRNSPQRAPLGLYAEQLSGTAFTEPRAHNRRSWLYRIRPSAAHPAFTRLDDGALRTGPFTETVPDPNRLRWDPLPEPPAGTDFLASLWTLGGNGDVTQRTGMAVHLYHANASMDRVFSDADGELLIVPEQGGLLLRTEFGLLHAEPGEVALIPRGVRFRVDLLDGSARGYVCENYGAHFRLPDLGPIGANGLANARDFRAPVAAYEDVEGPVEVVNKYCGHLWSATYGHSPLDVVAWHGNHLPYVYDLRRFNVIGTISYDHPDPSIFTVLTSPSDTPGLAGVDFVVFAPRWLVGEDTFRPPYFHRNVMSEYMGLIEGAYDAKTAGKGGFVPGGGSLHNMMSAHGPDRETFDRASAAELKPQKIDDGLAFMFETRWPLTLTQRAAGADHLQPRYDDVWQGLQRHFRPSGGTLH, from the coding sequence ATGAGCAGCGGGGACGCACGCAAGACGGCCGAGGGCCTGACCTATCTCTCCGGGTTCGGCAACGAGCACGCCTCCGAGGCCGTTCCGGGCGCCCTGCCCGACGGCCGCAACTCGCCGCAGCGCGCACCCCTCGGCCTGTACGCGGAGCAGCTCAGCGGTACGGCGTTCACCGAGCCGCGCGCCCACAACCGCCGCTCGTGGCTGTACCGGATCCGCCCGTCGGCCGCGCACCCGGCGTTCACCCGTCTCGACGACGGCGCACTGCGCACCGGCCCCTTCACGGAGACGGTCCCCGACCCCAACCGACTGCGCTGGGACCCGCTGCCCGAACCGCCGGCCGGCACGGATTTCCTCGCCAGCCTGTGGACCCTCGGCGGCAACGGCGACGTCACCCAGCGCACCGGCATGGCCGTGCACCTGTACCACGCGAACGCCTCCATGGACCGTGTGTTCAGCGATGCCGACGGCGAACTGCTGATCGTCCCCGAGCAGGGCGGCCTGCTGCTGCGCACGGAGTTCGGGCTGCTGCACGCCGAGCCCGGCGAGGTGGCGCTGATCCCGCGCGGGGTCCGCTTCCGCGTCGACCTCCTGGACGGCTCGGCCCGCGGCTACGTCTGCGAGAACTACGGCGCGCACTTCCGCCTCCCCGACCTGGGCCCGATCGGCGCCAACGGCCTCGCCAACGCCCGTGACTTCCGCGCGCCCGTCGCCGCGTACGAGGACGTCGAGGGCCCGGTGGAGGTCGTCAACAAGTACTGCGGCCACCTCTGGAGCGCGACCTACGGCCACTCCCCGCTCGACGTCGTCGCCTGGCACGGCAACCATCTGCCCTACGTCTACGACCTGCGCCGCTTCAACGTCATCGGGACGATCTCCTACGACCACCCCGACCCGTCGATCTTCACGGTGCTGACCTCCCCGTCCGACACCCCGGGTCTGGCCGGCGTCGACTTCGTGGTCTTCGCGCCGCGCTGGCTGGTCGGCGAGGACACCTTCCGGCCGCCGTACTTCCACCGGAACGTGATGAGCGAGTACATGGGTCTGATCGAGGGCGCGTACGACGCCAAGACGGCCGGAAAGGGGGGCTTCGTGCCGGGCGGCGGTTCGCTGCACAACATGATGTCGGCGCACGGCCCGGACCGGGAGACGTTCGACCGGGCGAGCGCCGCCGAGCTGAAGCCGCAGAAGATCGACGACGGGCTGGCGTTCATGTTCGAGACGCGGTGGCCGCTCACCCTCACTCAGCGGGCGGCCGGCGCGGATCATCTGCAACCGCGCTACGACGACGTCTGGCAGGGTCTCCAACGCCACTTCCGTCCTTCCGGCGGAACATTGCACTGA
- a CDS encoding class F sortase — MVPRRRLRRPWHRTRAYRLTRTAVLTVVLVTVGVQCGGRDGPVTSARAGGTAVGGAQADPAPGDDADQERRAARNEASASPTPPPRPLPRSPATTLRVPSLGIVATIVPLRLGPDRHLGTPPLERPKLVGWYAGGPTPGERGTAVAVGHRDTKTGPAVFAGLARVARGARIEARRADGRTAVYTVDRVRVFDKATFPDKEVYGPTRRPELRILTCGGLFRQATGYTSNVVVFAHLTATR, encoded by the coding sequence ATGGTGCCGCGTAGGCGCCTACGCAGGCCCTGGCACCGGACCCGCGCCTACCGCCTCACCAGGACGGCCGTGCTCACGGTCGTCCTGGTGACGGTCGGGGTCCAGTGCGGGGGGCGCGACGGCCCGGTCACGTCCGCCCGGGCCGGCGGGACGGCCGTGGGCGGGGCGCAGGCCGACCCGGCCCCCGGGGACGACGCCGACCAGGAGCGCCGGGCGGCGCGAAACGAGGCGTCCGCGAGCCCCACGCCCCCGCCCCGTCCGCTGCCGCGGTCCCCGGCGACCACCCTGCGCGTACCCTCCCTCGGCATCGTCGCCACGATCGTCCCGCTCCGGCTCGGCCCTGATCGGCACCTCGGGACCCCCCCGCTCGAGCGGCCCAAGCTGGTCGGCTGGTACGCGGGCGGCCCCACACCCGGGGAGCGGGGCACGGCCGTCGCCGTCGGACACCGCGACACCAAGACCGGCCCGGCGGTTTTCGCCGGCCTCGCGCGGGTGGCCAGGGGCGCCCGGATCGAAGCCCGGCGCGCCGACGGCCGCACCGCCGTCTACACCGTGGACCGGGTCCGCGTCTTCGACAAGGCCACCTTTCCCGACAAGGAGGTGTACGGGCCGACCCGCCGCCCCGAACTGCGCATCCTCACCTGCGGGGGCCTGTTCCGGCAGGCGACGGGATACACCAGCAACGTCGTCGTCTTCGCCCACCTGACGGCGACCCGCTGA
- a CDS encoding MFS transporter, which produces MRPGRNRGWLLRLVIAFGFAQGAVSMARPAVSYRALALGADERAIGVIAGVYALLPLFAAVPLGRRTDHGRCAPLLPFGVVLISGGCVLSGAAGSLWTMALWSGVMGLGHLCFVIGSQSLVARQSAPHEQDRNFGHFTIGASLGQLVGPIAAGALIGGDDMARSSALALLVAGAGCAVAFTSLWRIEDRGTTPKSSGGQGRRVPVGRILHTRGVPAGILVSLSVLSATDILTAYLPVVGEHRGIAPSVIGVLLSVRAAASIACRLVLTPLLRLLGRTLLLTVTCLLAALLCAGIALPVPVWGLAVILAALGFCLGVGQPLSMTTVVQAAPDGARSTALALRLTGNRLGQVAAPAAAGLVAGAAGVAAPFVMLGVLLLVSSGVAVRSPGDPRADAGAGTAAPGAGPGRGCAGRAMSDGASGGAPTVPGADVKESQEQERFV; this is translated from the coding sequence GTGAGGCCCGGTAGGAACCGCGGCTGGCTGCTCCGTCTCGTCATCGCCTTCGGCTTCGCGCAGGGGGCGGTGTCGATGGCCCGGCCCGCCGTCTCCTACCGGGCCCTCGCGCTGGGAGCGGACGAGCGGGCGATCGGCGTCATCGCGGGCGTGTACGCGCTGCTGCCGCTCTTCGCCGCCGTACCGCTCGGCCGGCGTACCGACCACGGCCGCTGCGCGCCCCTGCTGCCCTTCGGCGTGGTCCTGATCTCCGGCGGGTGCGTGCTGAGCGGTGCGGCCGGTTCGCTCTGGACGATGGCCCTGTGGAGCGGGGTCATGGGCCTCGGCCATCTCTGCTTCGTCATCGGCTCGCAGTCGCTCGTCGCCCGGCAGTCCGCGCCGCACGAACAGGACCGCAACTTCGGCCACTTCACCATCGGCGCCTCCCTCGGCCAGCTGGTCGGCCCGATCGCGGCCGGAGCGCTGATCGGCGGTGACGACATGGCGCGCAGCAGCGCGCTGGCCCTGCTCGTCGCGGGCGCCGGCTGCGCGGTCGCGTTCACCTCGCTGTGGCGCATCGAAGACCGCGGGACGACGCCCAAGTCCAGTGGCGGGCAAGGCCGGCGTGTGCCCGTCGGCCGGATCCTGCACACCCGGGGTGTCCCCGCGGGCATCCTGGTCAGCCTCTCCGTGCTGTCCGCGACCGACATCCTCACCGCCTATCTGCCGGTGGTCGGCGAGCACCGGGGCATCGCGCCGTCCGTCATCGGAGTCCTGCTGAGCGTCCGCGCGGCGGCCTCCATAGCCTGCCGCCTCGTCCTCACCCCCCTGCTGCGGCTGCTTGGCCGGACGCTGCTGCTCACCGTGACCTGCCTGCTGGCGGCCCTGTTGTGCGCGGGGATCGCGCTGCCGGTGCCTGTCTGGGGGCTGGCCGTGATCCTCGCCGCCCTCGGCTTCTGCCTCGGCGTCGGACAGCCCCTGTCGATGACGACGGTCGTCCAGGCCGCTCCCGACGGCGCCCGTTCCACCGCCCTCGCGCTGCGCCTCACCGGCAACCGGCTCGGCCAGGTCGCCGCGCCCGCGGCCGCGGGGCTGGTGGCCGGCGCCGCGGGCGTGGCCGCGCCGTTCGTGATGCTGGGGGTGTTGTTGCTGGTGTCGTCGGGTGTCGCGGTGCGGTCGCCGGGGGACCCGCGCGCGGACGCGGGAGCCGGGACGGCAGCGCCCGGCGCCGGTCCGGGCCGCGGTTGCGCCGGTCGAGCGATGTCTGACGGCGCGTCGGGCGGAGCTCCCACAGTCCCGGGCGCCGATGTGAAAGAGAGTCAGGAGCAAGAACGATTTGTATGA
- a CDS encoding GntR family transcriptional regulator, giving the protein MTSFAPDSIVLTRKLPLWYQVSQSLRASILGRSPQDPLRLPTEEQLAGHYGVSVLTMRQALKELEDEGLITRHRRRGTFIEPTALRGAPVRLLGSVDAIVAQQSGMATEILDHGRTAVPAEVAEHFPDLTEVATYHRLRSDAKTGEPTNHARNYVRPELAARIDPDDLVGRPMTKVLRDLVGADISRITDTVEARLADPETARLLRVPLLSPILHYTGVTYDTRGRVLDAAVIHYRGDRFSFTVTLDAT; this is encoded by the coding sequence GTGACCTCCTTCGCCCCGGACTCGATCGTCCTCACCCGCAAGCTGCCGCTCTGGTACCAGGTGTCGCAGTCGCTGCGGGCCTCCATACTCGGCCGCTCGCCGCAGGACCCGCTCCGGCTGCCCACCGAGGAGCAGCTGGCGGGTCACTACGGAGTGAGCGTGCTGACGATGCGCCAGGCGCTCAAGGAGCTGGAGGACGAGGGGCTGATCACCCGGCACCGCCGGCGGGGCACCTTCATCGAGCCGACCGCGCTGCGCGGTGCCCCGGTCCGGCTCCTCGGCTCGGTCGACGCGATCGTGGCCCAGCAGTCCGGCATGGCCACGGAGATTCTCGACCACGGCCGTACGGCCGTTCCGGCCGAGGTCGCCGAGCACTTCCCGGACCTGACCGAGGTGGCCACGTACCACCGGCTGCGCAGCGACGCGAAGACGGGCGAACCGACCAACCACGCGCGCAACTACGTCCGGCCCGAACTCGCCGCCCGCATCGACCCCGACGACCTGGTCGGCCGGCCCATGACGAAGGTGCTGCGGGACCTCGTGGGCGCGGACATCAGCCGGATCACGGACACGGTGGAGGCCCGGCTGGCGGACCCGGAGACCGCCCGGCTGCTGCGGGTCCCGCTGCTGAGCCCGATCCTGCACTACACGGGCGTCACCTACGACACCCGCGGGCGGGTTCTCGACGCGGCCGTCATCCACTACCGGGGCGACCGTTTCTCCTTCACCGTCACCCTCGACGCGACGTGA
- a CDS encoding TetR/AcrR family transcriptional regulator — MRSVPQATSLRRAPVQRRSAERLTRILDACADLLDEVGYDGLSTRAVAERAGVPIGSVYRFFGNKRQMADALAQRNLERYSERVTERLKGARRGDWRAAMDAVLDEYLAMKHTAPGFSLVDFGNQIPVGARHEEPNHRVADRLTDLLSDYLGREPDDDLRRTFLIAVETADTLVQLAFRVDPEGDPKVIDEARELLRAYLARTLD, encoded by the coding sequence ATGAGGTCCGTGCCCCAAGCGACATCACTCCGTCGTGCGCCCGTGCAGCGGCGCAGTGCCGAACGGCTGACCAGAATTCTCGACGCCTGCGCCGACCTGCTGGACGAGGTCGGCTACGACGGCCTGAGCACCCGGGCCGTCGCCGAGCGCGCCGGAGTCCCCATCGGCTCCGTCTACCGCTTCTTCGGCAACAAGCGGCAGATGGCCGACGCGCTGGCGCAGCGCAACCTCGAGCGCTACTCCGAACGCGTCACCGAGCGTCTGAAGGGGGCGCGCCGGGGCGACTGGCGGGCGGCCATGGACGCCGTTCTCGACGAGTACCTGGCCATGAAGCACACCGCGCCCGGGTTCTCCCTCGTCGACTTCGGCAACCAGATCCCGGTCGGCGCCCGGCACGAGGAGCCCAACCACCGGGTCGCCGACCGTCTCACCGACCTGCTCTCCGACTACCTCGGCCGCGAGCCCGACGACGACCTGCGGCGCACCTTCCTGATCGCGGTGGAGACCGCGGACACCCTGGTCCAGCTGGCCTTCCGGGTGGATCCGGAGGGCGACCCGAAGGTGATCGACGAGGCCCGCGAGCTGCTGCGCGCCTATCTGGCGCGGACCCTGGACTGA
- a CDS encoding molybdopterin oxidoreductase family protein — protein sequence MSRTALRICPLCEATCGLTLTIEGTKVTGARGDREDVFSKGFICPKGASFGAVDGDPDRLRTPLVRRDGELREATWEEAFDAVAAGIRPVVERYGANSVGVVLGNPNVHTMAGALYPTVLLAGLGTRSLFTASTVDQMPKHVSSGLLFGDANAIPVPDLDHTDHLLLIGANPLESNGSLCTAADFPGKLKALKARGGTLTVIDPRRTRTAKLADRHIAIRPGTDALLLAAMAQVLFEELLVDLGELAPHVEGIEQLSEAVREFTPEAVTAACDVDASLIRTLARELAAAPTAAVYGRIGSCTVPYGTLASWLVDVLNILTGNLDRPGGALFPQAATDRTPRPAGPGHGFRLARWHSRVSRHPEAKGELPLSALAEEIDTATSEGEPIRALVAVAANPVLSAPDGDRLDKALDSLDFMVSVDPYLNETSRHAGVVLPPPPPSQSPHHDFAFNTLAVRNQVRYSRPAVPLEPGRMAETEILARLILAATGMHGADPSAVDDLVIGQTLGKAVGEAHSPVHGRDPQELAAALDGETGPERRLDMMLRLGPYGDGFGARPEGLGLTRLLDRPHGIDLGPLGPRLPQPLKTRSGRIELLPQPIADDLPRLREGMRQRTDGLVLVGRRHLRSNNSWMHNVPALTGGTNRCTLHIHPEDAERLGVRDGAPVRVKGAGGEVTAPAEITDGVRRGVVSLPHGWGHNRPGTRLSHAATDPGVNVNQLLDGSLLDPLSGNAVLNGVPVELAPVAAR from the coding sequence GTGTCCCGCACCGCCCTGCGAATCTGCCCGTTGTGTGAGGCCACCTGCGGGCTGACGCTCACCATCGAGGGGACGAAGGTCACCGGCGCCCGCGGCGACCGGGAGGACGTCTTCAGCAAGGGCTTCATCTGCCCCAAGGGTGCTTCCTTCGGCGCGGTGGACGGCGACCCCGACCGGCTGCGGACCCCCCTCGTGCGCAGGGACGGGGAACTGCGCGAGGCCACCTGGGAGGAGGCCTTCGACGCGGTGGCCGCCGGGATCCGGCCGGTCGTCGAGCGGTACGGCGCGAACTCCGTGGGAGTCGTCCTCGGCAACCCCAACGTGCACACCATGGCGGGCGCGCTCTACCCGACCGTGCTGCTCGCCGGTCTCGGCACCCGCAGCCTCTTCACCGCGTCCACGGTCGACCAGATGCCCAAGCACGTCTCCAGCGGACTGCTGTTCGGCGACGCCAACGCGATTCCCGTGCCGGACCTGGACCACACCGACCACCTGCTTCTCATCGGCGCCAACCCCCTGGAGTCCAACGGCAGTCTGTGCACCGCCGCCGACTTCCCCGGCAAGCTGAAGGCGCTCAAGGCCCGCGGCGGCACCCTCACCGTCATCGACCCACGCCGCACCCGTACCGCCAAGCTCGCCGACCGGCACATCGCGATCCGGCCGGGCACGGACGCGCTGCTCCTCGCGGCCATGGCGCAGGTGCTGTTCGAGGAACTCCTCGTCGACCTGGGCGAGTTGGCCCCGCACGTCGAGGGCATCGAGCAACTCTCGGAAGCCGTCCGGGAATTCACCCCGGAAGCGGTCACCGCGGCCTGTGATGTGGACGCCTCGCTGATCCGCACCCTGGCCCGCGAACTCGCCGCCGCCCCCACCGCCGCCGTATACGGCCGCATCGGCAGCTGCACGGTCCCGTACGGCACCCTGGCCAGCTGGCTCGTCGACGTCCTCAACATCCTCACCGGCAACCTGGACCGGCCCGGCGGCGCGCTCTTCCCGCAGGCAGCCACCGACCGCACGCCCCGGCCGGCCGGCCCCGGCCACGGCTTCCGGCTCGCCCGCTGGCACTCGCGGGTGAGCCGGCACCCCGAGGCCAAGGGCGAACTGCCGCTGTCCGCGCTCGCCGAGGAGATCGACACCGCGACGTCGGAGGGCGAGCCGATCCGCGCGCTCGTCGCCGTGGCCGCCAACCCCGTCCTGTCCGCCCCGGACGGCGACCGGCTCGACAAGGCGCTCGACTCCCTCGACTTCATGGTCAGCGTCGACCCCTACCTGAACGAGACCTCCCGCCACGCCGGCGTCGTCCTGCCCCCGCCGCCGCCCTCGCAGAGCCCGCACCACGACTTCGCGTTCAACACCCTCGCCGTGCGCAACCAGGTCCGTTACAGCCGCCCGGCCGTCCCGCTCGAGCCCGGCCGGATGGCCGAGACCGAGATCCTCGCCCGGCTGATCCTGGCCGCCACCGGGATGCACGGCGCCGACCCGTCAGCTGTGGACGACCTGGTCATCGGGCAGACCCTCGGCAAGGCGGTCGGGGAAGCGCACTCGCCCGTGCACGGCCGCGACCCGCAGGAGCTCGCGGCGGCCCTCGACGGGGAGACCGGTCCCGAGCGCCGGCTGGACATGATGCTGCGCCTCGGCCCCTACGGCGACGGCTTCGGCGCCCGGCCGGAAGGGCTCGGCCTGACCCGGCTGCTCGACCGTCCGCACGGCATCGACCTCGGGCCGCTGGGCCCGCGCCTGCCCCAGCCGCTGAAGACGCGCAGCGGTCGGATCGAGCTGCTGCCGCAGCCGATCGCCGACGATCTCCCGCGGCTGCGCGAGGGCATGCGGCAGCGGACGGACGGGCTGGTCCTCGTCGGCCGGCGCCATCTGCGCTCCAACAACAGCTGGATGCACAACGTCCCCGCCCTCACCGGCGGCACCAACCGCTGCACCCTGCACATCCACCCCGAGGACGCCGAACGGCTCGGTGTGCGGGACGGCGCGCCGGTCCGGGTGAAGGGCGCCGGGGGAGAGGTGACCGCACCGGCCGAGATCACGGACGGCGTGCGCCGGGGTGTCGTCAGCCTGCCGCACGGCTGGGGTCACAACCGCCCCGGCACCCGTCTGAGCCACGCCGCCACCGACCCCGGCGTCAACGTCAACCAGCTTCTCGACGGCAGCCTCCTGGACCCGCTGTCGGGCAACGCGGTGCTCAACGGAGTGCCGGTGGAACTTGCCCCGGTAGCGGCCCGCTGA
- a CDS encoding CitMHS family transporter — protein sequence MLTILGFAMIATFLVLIMLKKMSPIAALVLIPALFCVFVGKGAKLGDYVIDGVTSLAPTAAMLMFAIVYFGVMIDVGLFDPVVRGILKFCKADPLRIVIGTALLAAIVSLDGDGSTTFMITVSAMYPLYKRLKMSLVVMTGVAAMANGVMNTLPWGGPTARAATALKLDASDIFVPMIPALAVGLLFVFVLSYVLGRRERARLGVLTLDEVLVEDVEEKDTETVLVGAGGSAGTGHGKAPVRTGGSGSGTDADARDDGADEDEDDGFQGLDPHRATLRPRLYWFNALLTVALLTAMIMEYLPIPVLFLIGAALALTVNFPHIPDQKARLAAHADNVLNVSGMVFAAAVFTGVLQGTGMVDHMARWMVDVVPEGMGPHMALVTGVLSLPLTYFMSNDGFYFGVLPVLAEAGAAHGVTPLEMARASLVGQPLHMSSPLVPAVYVLVGMAKVEFGDHTRFVVKWAACTCLAILGAGILFGII from the coding sequence ATGTTGACCATCCTCGGCTTCGCCATGATCGCGACCTTCCTGGTCCTGATCATGCTGAAGAAGATGTCGCCGATCGCGGCGCTCGTGCTGATCCCGGCACTGTTCTGCGTGTTCGTCGGGAAGGGCGCCAAGCTAGGTGACTACGTCATCGACGGCGTCACCAGCCTCGCCCCCACGGCGGCGATGCTCATGTTCGCGATCGTCTACTTCGGTGTGATGATCGACGTCGGCCTCTTCGACCCGGTCGTGCGGGGCATCCTGAAGTTCTGCAAGGCCGACCCGCTCCGCATCGTCATAGGAACGGCGCTGCTCGCCGCGATCGTCTCCCTGGACGGCGACGGCTCCACCACCTTCATGATCACCGTCTCGGCGATGTACCCGCTGTACAAGCGCCTGAAGATGAGCCTGGTCGTGATGACGGGTGTCGCGGCCATGGCCAACGGCGTGATGAACACGCTGCCCTGGGGCGGCCCGACCGCCCGGGCCGCCACCGCGCTCAAGCTCGACGCCAGCGACATCTTCGTGCCGATGATCCCGGCCCTGGCCGTGGGCCTGCTCTTCGTCTTCGTCCTCTCCTACGTCCTCGGCCGCCGCGAGCGCGCCCGGCTCGGCGTGCTGACGCTGGACGAGGTACTGGTCGAGGACGTCGAGGAGAAGGACACCGAGACGGTCCTGGTGGGCGCCGGCGGCTCTGCGGGCACCGGCCACGGCAAGGCCCCCGTGCGGACGGGCGGTTCCGGCTCCGGTACCGACGCCGACGCGCGCGACGACGGGGCGGACGAGGACGAGGACGACGGCTTCCAGGGCCTCGACCCGCACCGGGCCACCCTGCGCCCCCGGCTGTACTGGTTCAACGCGCTGCTCACGGTCGCCCTGCTGACCGCCATGATCATGGAGTACCTGCCGATCCCGGTGCTGTTCCTGATCGGCGCCGCGCTCGCCCTCACCGTCAACTTCCCGCACATCCCGGACCAGAAGGCCCGGCTCGCCGCCCACGCCGACAACGTCCTCAACGTCTCCGGCATGGTCTTCGCCGCCGCCGTCTTCACCGGCGTCCTCCAGGGCACCGGCATGGTCGACCACATGGCCAGGTGGATGGTGGACGTCGTCCCCGAGGGCATGGGTCCCCACATGGCCCTCGTCACCGGTGTCCTGAGCCTCCCGCTCACGTACTTCATGTCGAACGACGGCTTCTACTTCGGCGTCCTGCCGGTCCTGGCCGAGGCCGGCGCCGCCCACGGGGTCACCCCGCTGGAGATGGCCCGGGCCTCGCTCGTCGGCCAGCCCCTGCACATGTCGAGCCCGCTCGTGCCGGCCGTCTACGTCCTCGTCGGGATGGCGAAGGTCGAGTTCGGCGACCACACGAGGTTCGTGGTCAAGTGGGCCGCCTGCACCTGCCTGGCGATCCTCGGCGCGGGCATCCTGTTCGGGATCATCTGA